A window of the Ostrea edulis chromosome 1, xbOstEdul1.1, whole genome shotgun sequence genome harbors these coding sequences:
- the LOC125655212 gene encoding uncharacterized protein LOC125655212, translating into MESEVSESESDTGSSSPPQPVAPRGRGRPRKLRGGRGRPRMQREPDVALGAHPRAPTKRGRRRVQPPVEMAATALAERRRDIESKVDALSPDEMRDTLKRVVRENPEYLFSILEPEQRFQPSGGGTVQPSWCICSHCSDMPTPREKVCCQRNPDNCISRLPDFGVLILDEAVLALARFYRQDILAMPEDADRNRANHHTGYRQFVLWHHGKLGAGDRRVIPSCCVWRIRDKFPDPHGHYIGFKDNRLQ; encoded by the exons ATGGAATCCGAG GTCTCAGAAAGCGAATCGGATACCGGTAGTAGTTCACCGCCGCAACCAGTTGCGCCAAGGGGACGTGGTAGGCCACGGAAACTTCGTGGAGGTAGAGGACGGCCCAGAATGCAAAGAGAGCCAGACGTTGCACTCGGGGCTCATCCCCGAGCACCAACCAAGCGGGGACGAAGGAGGGTCCAGCCACCAGTAGAGATGGCAGCAACAGCCTTAGCAGAGAGAAGGAGAGATATTGAG AGTAAAGTAGATGCACTATCACCTGATGAGATGAGGGACACCCTTAAAAGAGTTGTGAGGGAAAACCCAGAGTACTTGTTCAGTATTTTGGAGCCTGAACAAAGATTTCAACCTTCTGGGGGTGGAACAGTACAACCATCATGGTGCATCTGCTCTCATTGTAGCGACATGCCAACTCCTAGGGAGAAAGTCTGCTGCCAAAGAAATCCTGATAACTGTATTTCTAGATTGCCG GATTTCGGGGTGCTCATTTTAGACGAGGCAGTTCTTGCATTGGCAAGATTCTACCGCCAAGATATTTTGGCAATGCCAGAAGATGCAGATAGAAACAGAGCCAATCACCACACGGGATATCGCCAATTTGTACTTTGGCATCATGGGAAATTGGGAGCTGGAGATAGACGTGTAATTCCTAGCTGTTGTGTGTGGCGTATCAGAGACAAATTTCCTGACCCTCATGGACATTACATTGGTTTCAAAGATAACAGAttgcaataa
- the LOC125649364 gene encoding uncharacterized protein LOC125649364 — protein sequence MASRAGKRPVGRPRILTDSAKKRAKSERNKSYLYKTKIYLGDQYERWQAKKEELGETHAGLAKILLDRLVTDSETEDADSADQSLTLQKKISTPILKKKLHLLPPDVSEISSALSESTDTEKQQEVAKSSAPPVTSQQESPGPSHKKRKLFDDKEVSFINPFDVTIDVTEESSSDINSDEEYEPSFNVTLRPNNMFGLEEVSLEVQEFGVEEVEGDEEGGLQETIEETGSGVTKIKNVEEMPILTRDETCLVYKRCLLKLANTHIDYKCKVKGCNSPISLRTGNIGSALYIFWECTQKHLAHKWCSQPLLNRRLHGGDLQIASAILTSGNNYAKVKLFADFLKLYFPSISKFSAIQRTYLIPTINTFWREEQLGTVESLQGQEIIALGDGRNDSPGHSAQYCTYSIMDNSSKKIISIITMDKRETGKKSTNMEKGCFLKAMEDLRDNGVVVAEVVTDAHLQIGAVMKNRFPEIKHSHDIWHAAKNLGKKVVAAGQSKECRPLLEWSRDIINHFWHACSLATDVDSFMVCFFYIATNWGGPPDETAKTEAPSKAVYADRGLNFATHRRSTAELETFNNLILMYCGKRFAFSPPVYRARSQLAALDYNNNVDRMVKRNLDGTVQQHRTFNKKSGRWSVTPVKVEKSYRHVDIIMERVVAARLNDQEGMSQSVVFDIDDPRRLSRTIAPIDPKPTTELLEEKVSRFQATD from the exons ATGGCGTCTAGAGCGGGTAAGCGTCCTGTGGGAAGACCGCGAATTCTTACCGACTCGGCCAAAAAGAGAGCGAAAAGTgaaagaaataaatcatatttgtATAAGACTAAGATTTATCTCGGAGATCAATACGAAAGATGGCAAGCAAAGAAGGAAGAACTCGGAGAAACGCACGCAGGACTGGCGAAGATTCTACTTGACAG ACTTGTAACGGACAGTGAAACAGAGGATGCAGACTCAGCTGACCAGTCACttacattgcagaaaaaaatatcaacgcCTATATTAAAGAAAAAGCTACATCTCCTCCCCCCAGATGTATCAGAAATTTCATCAGCTCTAAG CGAGAGTACTGATACAGAGAAGCAACAAGAAGTGGCAAAATCTTCTGCTCCACCAGTAACCAGTCAACAGGAATCTCCTGG CCCAAGTCACAAGAAAAGAAAACTCTTTGATGATAAAGAAGTTTCATTCATCAATCCATTTGA TGTAACAATAGATGTAACAGAAGAAAGCAGCAGTGACATAAATTCTGACGAAGAGTATGAGCCAAGCTTTAATGTGACTTTAAG accAAACAACATGTTTGGTTTGGAGGAAGTAAGTTTAGAGGTGCAGGAGTTTGGAGTGGAGGAAGTAGAAGGAGATGAAGAAGGGGGTCTTCAGGAGACAATTGAGGAGACAGGGTCTGGTGTCACAAAGATTAAGAATGTCGAAGAGATGCCCATATTAACAAGAGACGAGACATGCCTTGTGTATAAGAGGTGCTTGTTAAAGTTGGCCAATACACACATCGACTACAAATGCAAAGTGAAGGGTTGCAATTCTCCTATCTCACTGCGCACAGGGAATATAGGCTCAGCTCTGTATATTTTCTGG gaATGCACCCAGAAACACTTGGCACACAAGTGGTGTTCTCAGCCATTGCTGAATAGAAGACTGCATGGAGGGGACTTGCAGATCGCTTCTGCAATTCTGACCTCTGGAAACAATTATGCAAAAGTTAAACTTTTTGCAGATTTCTTGAAGCTTTACTTCCCTAGTATTTCAAAGTTCTCAGCTATCCAGAGAACATACTTGATACCAACCATCAATACATTCTGGAGAGAAGAACAACTGGGCACAGTAGAGAGTTTGCAGGGACAAGAAATTATTGCTCTTG GTGATGGAAGGAATGATAGTCCAGGGCATAGTGCACAGTACTGCACATATTCCATAATGGATAACAGCTCCAAGAAAATAATTTCCATCATCACCATGGATAAAAGAGAGACGGGGAAGAAGAGCACTAATATGGAAAAGGGGTGCTTTTTAAAAGCTATGGAAGACCTAAGAGATAATGGTGTTGTTGTAGCTGAGGTTGTTACCGATGCACATTTGCAAATTGGAGCAGTTATGA agaaCAGATTCCCAGAAATAAAGCACTCGCATGACATATGGCATGCTGCCAAAAACCTAGGCAAGAAGGTAGTTGCTGCTGGACAGAGTAAGGAATGCCGACCTCTCCTAGAGTGGAGTCGTGACATTATCAACCACTTTTGGCATGCTTGTTCTTTGGCAACTGATGTTGATAGCTTTATGGTATGTTTCTTTTACATTGCAACTAATTGGGGTGGTCCcccggatgagactgcaaaaactgaggccccctCAAAGGCTGTATATGCTGAcagaggcctaaattttgcaactcATCGCAG AAGTACAGCAGAATTGGAGACGTTCAACAATCTTATTTTAATGTATTGTGGCAAAAGGTTTGCTTTTTCCCCACCTGTTTACAGGGCTAGAAGCCAGTTGGCTGCATTAGATTACAACAACAATGTGGACAGGATGGTGAAAAGAAACTTGGATGGGACAGTGCA GCAACACAGAACATTCAACAAAAAAAGTGGCCGCTGGAGTGTAACACCAGTAAAAGTTGAAAAGAGCTACAGACACGTGGACATCATAATGGAAAGAGTGGTGGCTGCCCGTCTGAATGACCAGGAAGGCATGAGTCAGTCTGTAGTGTTTGACATTGATGACCCACGCCGCTTGAGCAGGACCATTGCCCCAATTGATCCAAAGCCAACGACGGAGTTGCTCGAGGAGAAAGTGTCACGGTTTCAAGCAACAGACTAA
- the LOC125652821 gene encoding WAP four-disulfide core domain protein 18-like, with protein sequence MKVIILLFACIALASAFKLEKAKRAAHAGDCPLTDTNVFGFCMYDPNKNCLEDSKCAPTEKCCPSGCNKVCMTAVHHQLLLS encoded by the exons ATGAAGGTGATTATTCTCCTCTTCGCTTGTATAGCATTGGCTTCAG ctttcaAGCTGGAAAAAG CAAAACGAGCCGCACATGCTGGGGATTGTCCACTGACAGACACAAATGTTTTTGGGTTTTGTATGTATGATCCAAACAAGAATTGTCTTGAGGATAGCAAATGCGCGCCAA cCGAGAAATGTTGCCCAAGTGGTTGCAACAAAGTGTGCATGACAGCCGTTCACCATCAACTGCTTCTGTCCTAA